In a single window of the Pseudomonas sp. B21-015 genome:
- a CDS encoding carbamoyltransferase: MALTILGLSGALSHDPSAALYIDGKLVAAAEEERFVRDKHAKNRMPYESAKFCLEQAGIKPSDVDVVAIPFAPISLFGKARWHYAKRYWYAPDRALDAILMGNRRYKRYRNKIVWCLEQLGFDPKKIKIEPVEHHLAHASSAYHCSGFKEKTAILGIDGKGEYATTFFGYGENGKIHKIKEFFDPDSLGGLYGAITEFLGFEMLDGEFKVMGMAPYGDASKYDFSRLASFENGELVINTDYANVIGLRRYKEKGKGFYFSPKLIEWLGPKREGDIADEPYIHYAASMQALFEKLALQMIDHYLGDVLKETGKLAFAGGCALNVKLNQKIIARDDIKELFVQPASGDAGTAVGAAAYVSHARGVPVEKMEHVYLGPSYSNEDVLAACARHPSKPAWRKLENMPESIAKIMVDGNPVAWFQGRMEFGPRALGGRSIIGCPSAVGVADRINHQIKFRERWRPFCPSMLDTVAPQMIKIDHPAPFMTFTFEVAEEWKTRVPEVVHEDGTSRAQVLKREYNPRYYDMMKALEVLTGNGVSLNTSLNRRGEPMICSPTDALNMFFGSDLQYLIMEDILVVKEGADAYDTLG; the protein is encoded by the coding sequence GTGGCATTGACGATTCTTGGCCTGTCCGGCGCCCTTAGCCATGATCCTTCCGCAGCCTTGTATATCGACGGCAAGCTGGTCGCGGCGGCTGAAGAAGAGCGCTTCGTGCGCGATAAACATGCAAAGAACCGCATGCCTTACGAATCGGCGAAGTTCTGCCTCGAGCAGGCTGGCATCAAGCCGTCCGACGTTGATGTGGTGGCGATTCCGTTCGCGCCGATCAGCCTGTTCGGCAAGGCGCGCTGGCACTACGCCAAGCGTTACTGGTACGCCCCGGACCGCGCCCTCGACGCGATCCTGATGGGCAACCGTCGCTACAAGCGCTATCGCAACAAGATTGTCTGGTGCCTCGAGCAACTGGGCTTCGATCCGAAGAAAATCAAGATCGAGCCGGTCGAGCACCACCTTGCCCACGCCTCCAGCGCTTACCACTGCTCCGGTTTCAAAGAGAAAACCGCGATCCTGGGGATCGACGGCAAGGGCGAGTACGCCACGACCTTCTTCGGTTACGGCGAAAACGGCAAGATCCACAAGATCAAGGAATTCTTCGATCCGGACTCCCTCGGCGGCCTGTATGGCGCAATCACCGAGTTCCTCGGTTTCGAGATGCTCGACGGTGAGTTCAAGGTCATGGGCATGGCGCCATACGGCGACGCCAGCAAATACGATTTCTCGCGTCTGGCCTCGTTCGAGAACGGCGAGCTGGTGATCAACACCGACTACGCCAACGTCATCGGCCTGCGTCGTTATAAAGAGAAGGGCAAGGGTTTCTACTTCTCGCCGAAACTGATCGAGTGGCTGGGTCCGAAGCGTGAAGGCGATATCGCCGACGAGCCGTACATCCACTACGCCGCGAGCATGCAAGCGCTGTTCGAGAAACTGGCGTTGCAGATGATCGACCACTACCTGGGTGATGTGCTCAAGGAAACCGGCAAACTGGCCTTCGCCGGTGGCTGTGCGTTGAACGTCAAGCTGAACCAGAAAATCATTGCCCGCGACGACATCAAAGAACTGTTCGTTCAGCCTGCCTCCGGCGATGCCGGTACCGCGGTCGGCGCTGCGGCTTACGTGTCCCACGCCCGTGGTGTACCGGTCGAGAAGATGGAACACGTCTACCTCGGCCCGTCCTACAGCAACGAAGACGTGCTCGCTGCCTGTGCCCGTCACCCGAGCAAGCCTGCGTGGCGCAAGCTTGAGAACATGCCGGAAAGCATCGCCAAAATCATGGTCGACGGCAACCCGGTGGCCTGGTTCCAGGGCCGCATGGAGTTCGGTCCGCGCGCCTTGGGCGGTCGTTCGATCATCGGTTGCCCGAGTGCTGTCGGCGTGGCAGACCGGATCAACCATCAGATCAAGTTCCGCGAGCGCTGGAGGCCTTTCTGCCCGTCGATGCTCGACACCGTGGCTCCGCAGATGATCAAGATCGATCACCCGGCGCCGTTCATGACCTTCACCTTCGAAGTGGCTGAAGAGTGGAAAACCCGTGTGCCGGAAGTCGTCCATGAAGACGGCACATCCCGGGCCCAGGTGCTCAAGCGCGAATACAACCCGCGCTACTACGACATGATGAAGGCGCTGGAAGTGCTGACCGGTAACGGCGTGTCGCTGAACACCTCGCTCAACCGTCGTGGCGAGCCGATGATCTGCTCGCCGACCGACGCCTTGAACATGTTCTTCGGTTCCGACCTGCAGTACCTGATCATGGAAGACATTCTGGTGGTCAAAGAGGGCGCGGACGCTTATGACACGCTCGGCTGA
- a CDS encoding YceK/YidQ family lipoprotein, with protein sequence MTIKMAVLLSTFSLALSGCGTAVTVLQDDEEVARGLRKQKTYCQSIPRIYSGLAHDFCVLNAPPDPTGILVPFVLLDLTLSGAFDTISLPYTIYRQATDGNIRIYWRAGPG encoded by the coding sequence TTGACGATAAAAATGGCTGTATTGCTGAGCACTTTCTCACTGGCGTTATCCGGCTGCGGGACCGCTGTCACGGTGCTGCAGGATGACGAAGAGGTCGCCCGTGGCCTCAGGAAGCAAAAGACCTACTGCCAGTCCATCCCTCGCATCTATAGCGGTCTGGCTCACGATTTTTGCGTATTGAACGCACCGCCCGATCCCACCGGTATTCTGGTGCCGTTCGTATTGCTGGATCTGACCCTTTCGGGTGCCTTCGACACGATTTCCTTGCCCTACACGATTTACCGGCAGGCTACGGACGGCAATATCAGGATTTACTGGCGGGCGGGTCCTGGATGA
- a CDS encoding lipopolysaccharide kinase InaA family protein has translation MRLSELKNAGRSPSLPLSIPLADAAGPAELQLLSLLRVLPGQRYVGAGVWRGRPVLAKLLVGGKAARHFQRELDGVRLLAAQGLTTPLLLADGLKDGEGGWLLFDFLEGAESLGDAWKQVEHLPALADEQSAVLADALGAIGQLHSKGLWQEDLHLDNLLRHGGQLYLIDGAGICAETAGKPLSQHKVLENLGVFFAQLPKSLEPFTEELLVYYLLGNGEHALPMEALQKQIDKVRRWRLKDFLIKVGRECTLFSVQRGAFGLRAIRRDEEAAMLPVLEQADALLDQGHLYKTGGAASVGKVDVAGRTLVVKRYNIKGFAHWLKRFWRPSRAWHSWREGNRLAFLGIATPKPLALLEKRFLWLRSRAYLVTEYLPGPDIIERFAPYVESGEAPQAELQALDYLFAELIRERISHGDFKGHNLFWQQDRWALIDLDSMCQHASVSSFAPAYARDRARFMRNWPEGSALYQVIDQRLPKAISSAA, from the coding sequence ATGCGTTTGTCCGAACTGAAAAACGCCGGACGTAGCCCAAGCCTGCCGCTGAGCATTCCACTGGCCGATGCCGCGGGGCCTGCCGAGTTGCAGTTGCTGAGTCTGCTGCGGGTGTTGCCGGGGCAGCGTTACGTTGGCGCTGGCGTCTGGCGCGGCCGGCCGGTGTTGGCCAAGTTGCTGGTTGGCGGTAAAGCGGCGCGGCATTTTCAGCGTGAGCTGGATGGCGTGCGTTTGCTCGCTGCGCAGGGGCTAACCACGCCGTTGCTATTGGCCGATGGCCTGAAGGACGGTGAGGGTGGCTGGCTATTGTTCGATTTCCTTGAGGGCGCCGAGAGCCTGGGGGATGCCTGGAAACAGGTCGAACACTTGCCTGCGTTGGCGGATGAACAATCGGCGGTGCTGGCCGACGCCTTGGGCGCCATTGGGCAACTGCACAGCAAAGGCCTGTGGCAGGAAGATTTGCACCTGGACAACCTGCTGCGCCACGGCGGTCAATTGTATTTGATCGATGGTGCCGGGATCTGTGCCGAGACGGCTGGCAAGCCGCTGTCGCAGCACAAAGTCCTGGAAAATCTCGGGGTGTTTTTCGCCCAGTTGCCTAAATCGCTGGAGCCCTTCACCGAAGAGTTGCTGGTGTATTACTTGCTGGGCAACGGTGAGCATGCCTTGCCCATGGAAGCGTTGCAGAAGCAGATCGACAAGGTTCGCCGCTGGCGTTTGAAGGACTTCCTGATCAAGGTCGGCCGCGAATGCACGCTATTCAGTGTCCAGCGCGGAGCGTTCGGCTTGCGGGCGATTCGCCGTGACGAAGAGGCCGCGATGCTGCCAGTGCTGGAGCAGGCCGATGCCTTGCTCGATCAGGGCCATCTGTACAAGACCGGCGGCGCGGCGAGCGTCGGCAAGGTCGACGTGGCGGGGCGCACGTTGGTGGTCAAGCGTTACAACATCAAAGGCTTTGCTCACTGGCTCAAGCGTTTCTGGCGCCCGAGTCGCGCCTGGCACTCATGGCGTGAAGGCAATCGCCTGGCGTTCCTGGGCATCGCCACGCCCAAGCCATTGGCCTTGCTGGAGAAGCGTTTTCTCTGGCTGCGCAGTCGGGCGTACCTGGTGACCGAGTATTTGCCGGGGCCGGACATCATCGAGCGCTTTGCGCCGTACGTTGAAAGCGGTGAAGCGCCGCAGGCCGAGTTGCAGGCCCTGGATTATCTGTTTGCCGAGCTGATTCGCGAGCGGATCAGCCATGGCGATTTCAAAGGCCATAACCTGTTCTGGCAGCAGGATCGCTGGGCGCTGATCGATCTGGATTCGATGTGTCAGCATGCCTCGGTCAGTAGTTTCGCCCCTGCCTATGCGCGGGACCGGGCGCGGTTCATGCGTAACTGGCCCGAGGGCAGTGCGCTGTACCAAGTGATTGATCAGCGGTTGCCCAAAGCTATCTCTAGCGCTGCCTGA
- a CDS encoding lipopolysaccharide kinase InaA family protein produces the protein MTDFLAAEDRALLERHGLGTFDALWAKQLEAVDEPNTARGGWSSVFRLELEGHGYYLKRQSNYLTRTWHSPLGEPSFAREFRNISRYQALGIPALQAVFFGERKVDGEVRAILLTRALDGWDDLDSLLQRWSDLSAAQHSAILKACGRLARRLHEVRQVHGCFYPKHIFLQATGDGYQAQLIDLEKTRPLFFGQRDRIKDLEPLLRRAPEWSEIQLRELLAVYLDQPLNSSLVDRWVSRLSARRSHKEAR, from the coding sequence ATGACTGATTTTCTGGCTGCTGAAGACCGTGCGCTGCTTGAGCGCCATGGCCTCGGCACCTTTGACGCGCTCTGGGCCAAACAGCTCGAAGCTGTGGATGAACCCAACACCGCTCGGGGTGGCTGGAGCAGTGTGTTTCGGCTGGAACTGGAAGGCCATGGCTACTACCTCAAGCGCCAGAGCAACTACCTGACGCGCACCTGGCATTCGCCCTTGGGCGAGCCGAGTTTTGCCCGTGAGTTTCGCAACATCAGTCGTTATCAGGCACTGGGTATTCCGGCGCTGCAGGCGGTGTTTTTTGGTGAGCGCAAGGTCGACGGCGAAGTCCGGGCGATTCTGCTGACCCGCGCGCTGGATGGTTGGGATGATCTGGATTCGCTGTTGCAGCGCTGGTCGGATCTGAGCGCGGCACAGCACTCGGCCATTCTCAAGGCCTGTGGGCGACTGGCGCGACGCCTGCATGAGGTACGTCAGGTTCACGGTTGCTTCTACCCCAAGCACATTTTTCTTCAGGCCACCGGTGACGGTTATCAGGCTCAGTTGATTGACCTGGAAAAAACCCGGCCGCTGTTTTTCGGCCAGCGTGATCGGATCAAGGACCTGGAGCCGTTGCTGCGGCGGGCGCCGGAATGGAGCGAAATTCAGCTGCGCGAGTTGTTGGCGGTATATCTGGATCAGCCGCTGAACAGTTCGCTGGTGGACCGCTGGGTATCGCGCCTGAGTGCACGGCGCAGTCATAAGGAGGCGCGTTGA
- a CDS encoding lipopolysaccharide kinase InaA family protein has protein sequence MSGWTLEPAYSDLAEDFGSLDAVFALEGERLTRDPLSEVIRVQRNGVNYYVKRYVGAGKGLRRYLGKPRVKAEWQNLKRFAKWGIPTAEVVAWGLERRGVAYDRGAMITRELPHTEDLSALADRHDPKLADRAWVDNISRQLAGYTRTMHDHRFTHNDLKWRNLLIDDEPRLFLIDCPNGDFWRGFWLKYRITKDLACLDKVAKYHLSATQRLRFYLQYRQCTRLNAVDKKRIRHVVRFFEGRE, from the coding sequence ATGTCGGGTTGGACACTGGAACCTGCTTACAGCGATCTGGCAGAAGACTTCGGCAGTCTTGACGCGGTGTTCGCGCTCGAGGGCGAGCGACTGACCCGCGATCCACTGTCCGAGGTCATTCGCGTCCAGCGCAATGGCGTCAACTATTACGTCAAGCGCTACGTCGGCGCCGGCAAAGGCCTGCGCCGTTATCTGGGCAAACCGCGGGTGAAGGCCGAGTGGCAGAACCTCAAGCGTTTCGCCAAATGGGGCATTCCCACCGCCGAAGTAGTGGCCTGGGGGCTGGAACGGCGCGGTGTGGCATACGACCGTGGAGCGATGATCACACGCGAGCTGCCCCATACCGAAGATTTGTCGGCCCTGGCTGATCGGCATGATCCGAAACTGGCGGACCGCGCCTGGGTCGACAACATCAGTCGACAGCTGGCGGGCTATACCCGGACGATGCACGACCACCGTTTTACTCATAACGATTTGAAGTGGCGCAACCTGCTGATCGACGATGAGCCCCGGCTGTTTCTGATCGACTGCCCCAACGGTGATTTCTGGCGCGGCTTCTGGCTCAAATACCGGATCACCAAAGACTTGGCTTGCCTGGACAAGGTGGCCAAGTATCACCTGTCGGCCACCCAGCGTCTGCGCTTCTACCTGCAATACCGCCAATGCACCCGGCTCAATGCCGTCGACAAGAAACGGATTCGGCACGTGGTGAGATTTTTCGAGGGACGCGAATGA
- the rfaP gene encoding lipopolysaccharide core heptose(I) kinase RfaP has protein sequence MKLMLAEPFKSLWAGRDPFAEVEGLKGEVYRELEARRTLRTEVDGHGFFVKIHRGIGWGEIFKNLLTAKLPVLGAGQEWKAIQRLQEVGVPTMTAVAYGEKGSNPADQHSFIVTEELAPTVSLEDFSIDWVKQPPEPKLKRALIAEVARMTGMMHRAGVNHRDCYICHFLLHTDKPVTFDDFKLSVIDLHRAQTRPTITQRWRNKDLAALYFSALDIGLTRRDKLRFLKGYFQQPLRQILAEEAGLLAWLEGKANKLYERKQRYGDAL, from the coding sequence ATGAAGTTGATGCTGGCTGAACCGTTCAAGAGCCTCTGGGCCGGACGCGATCCGTTCGCTGAAGTCGAGGGCCTCAAGGGCGAGGTGTACCGCGAGCTTGAAGCGCGCCGGACACTGCGTACTGAAGTGGATGGTCACGGGTTCTTCGTGAAGATCCACCGGGGCATCGGCTGGGGCGAGATCTTCAAGAATCTGCTGACCGCCAAGCTGCCAGTGCTTGGCGCGGGCCAGGAGTGGAAGGCCATTCAACGCCTGCAAGAAGTCGGCGTGCCGACCATGACCGCTGTCGCCTACGGCGAAAAAGGCAGCAACCCGGCGGACCAGCATTCGTTCATCGTCACTGAAGAACTGGCGCCCACCGTCAGCCTCGAAGATTTCAGCATCGACTGGGTCAAGCAGCCGCCCGAGCCAAAACTCAAGCGCGCCTTGATCGCCGAAGTCGCGCGCATGACCGGCATGATGCACCGTGCCGGGGTCAACCACCGCGACTGCTACATCTGCCACTTCCTGCTGCACACCGACAAGCCGGTGACCTTTGATGATTTCAAGCTGTCGGTAATCGATCTGCACCGTGCTCAGACCCGTCCGACGATTACCCAGCGCTGGCGCAACAAGGACCTGGCGGCGCTGTATTTTTCGGCGCTCGACATTGGCCTGACCCGTCGCGACAAACTGCGTTTCCTCAAGGGGTACTTCCAACAGCCCCTGCGCCAGATTCTGGCTGAAGAAGCTGGACTGCTGGCATGGCTCGAAGGCAAGGCCAACAAGCTCTACGAGCGTAAGCAGCGATACGGGGACGCGCTCTGA
- a CDS encoding glycosyltransferase family 4 protein: MQLAFVLYKYFPFGGLQRDFMRIALECQQRGHRIRVYTLIWEGDVPPGFEVLVAPVKAFFNHRRNEKLTEWMEADLAKRPVDRLIGFNKMPGLDVYYAADGCFEDKAQNLRNSLYRRWGRYRHFAEYERAVFAKDAKTEVLMISEVQQPLFIKHYDTPIERFHLLPPGIAQDRRRPADADDIRAGFRAEFNLKDDELLLVQIGSGFKTKGVDRSLKALAALPAELKKRTRLFVIGQDDPKVFQLQSATLGLGDNVQFLKGRSDIPRFLLGADLLIHPAYNENTGTVLLEALVAGLPVLVSAVCGYAHYIAEADAGLVLDEPFDQAQLTQYLTGMLNDANARAAWSRNGLAFAETADLYSMPQHAADVILAEHA; the protein is encoded by the coding sequence ATGCAATTGGCATTTGTCCTGTACAAGTACTTTCCATTCGGGGGCTTGCAGCGCGACTTCATGCGCATCGCCCTGGAGTGTCAGCAGCGCGGCCATCGGATTCGCGTCTACACGTTGATCTGGGAAGGTGACGTTCCGCCGGGTTTCGAAGTGTTGGTGGCGCCGGTCAAGGCGTTCTTCAATCATCGGCGCAATGAGAAACTCACCGAATGGATGGAGGCCGATCTGGCCAAGCGTCCGGTGGACCGCCTGATCGGTTTCAACAAAATGCCCGGCCTGGACGTTTATTACGCCGCCGACGGCTGCTTCGAAGACAAGGCGCAGAACCTGCGCAACTCCCTGTACCGTCGCTGGGGCCGTTACCGGCACTTCGCCGAGTACGAGCGCGCGGTGTTCGCCAAGGACGCCAAGACCGAAGTGCTGATGATTTCCGAAGTCCAGCAGCCGCTGTTCATCAAGCATTACGACACGCCGATCGAACGTTTTCATCTGCTGCCACCGGGCATCGCCCAGGACCGTCGTCGCCCAGCGGACGCGGATGACATTCGCGCCGGGTTCCGAGCCGAATTCAACCTGAAGGACGATGAGCTGCTGCTGGTGCAGATCGGCTCCGGGTTCAAGACCAAAGGCGTGGACCGCAGTCTCAAGGCGCTGGCCGCGCTGCCCGCCGAGCTGAAAAAACGCACCCGACTGTTTGTAATTGGCCAGGACGACCCCAAAGTATTCCAGTTGCAGAGCGCCACATTGGGGCTCGGCGACAACGTGCAGTTCCTCAAGGGGCGCAGCGATATCCCGCGTTTCCTGCTCGGTGCCGATCTGTTGATCCACCCGGCGTACAACGAAAACACCGGGACGGTATTGCTTGAAGCCCTGGTGGCTGGCTTGCCGGTGCTGGTGAGTGCGGTGTGCGGCTACGCCCATTACATCGCCGAGGCCGACGCGGGTCTGGTGCTGGACGAGCCCTTCGATCAGGCGCAATTGACTCAATACCTGACTGGCATGTTGAACGACGCAAATGCACGGGCGGCCTGGAGCCGCAACGGTCTGGCCTTCGCCGAGACGGCCGACCTCTACAGCATGCCGCAGCACGCGGCCGATGTGATTCTGGCGGAGCACGCTTAA
- the rfaC gene encoding lipopolysaccharide heptosyltransferase RfaC codes for MRVLLIKTSSLGDVIHALPALTDAARAIPGIKFDWVVEEGFAEIPTWHPAVGKVIPVAIRRWRKNIWQTIKSGEWKRFKQSVRATKYDLVIDAQGLLKSALLTRYAKAPVAGLDKNSAREPIAARFYSRRLAVARGQHAVERVRQLFAVALGYDLPKGLGDYGLSVERLVELPRKNPYVVFLHGTTWDTKHWPEAYWRELAERVGYLGVAVKLPWGNPIEKARAERIAKDMKHVEVLPKLNLAGVGKVLAGAQACVAVDTGLGHLAAALDVPTLSLFGPTNPGLTGAYGKSQIHMASDFPCAPCLQKKCTYQPTADDARRFDLKREWPLCFTRLNPERVASRLSTLLLAEELR; via the coding sequence TTGCGGGTACTGTTGATCAAGACTTCTTCGCTGGGCGACGTGATTCATGCGTTGCCAGCGTTGACCGACGCGGCGCGGGCGATCCCCGGCATCAAGTTCGACTGGGTGGTGGAAGAAGGCTTCGCCGAGATCCCGACCTGGCACCCTGCCGTGGGCAAGGTGATTCCGGTGGCGATCCGTCGCTGGCGCAAGAACATCTGGCAGACCATCAAGAGTGGCGAGTGGAAGCGCTTCAAGCAAAGCGTGCGCGCGACAAAGTATGACTTGGTGATCGATGCCCAGGGCCTGCTGAAAAGCGCGTTGCTGACCCGCTATGCCAAAGCCCCGGTGGCTGGGCTGGACAAGAACTCGGCCCGTGAACCGATCGCCGCGCGCTTCTATTCCCGGCGTCTGGCCGTGGCCCGTGGGCAGCACGCAGTAGAGCGAGTGCGTCAGCTGTTCGCGGTGGCCCTGGGTTACGACCTGCCTAAAGGGCTGGGCGACTACGGCCTGAGCGTCGAACGGCTGGTGGAATTGCCGCGCAAGAATCCGTACGTGGTGTTTCTCCATGGCACCACCTGGGACACCAAGCACTGGCCCGAAGCCTATTGGCGCGAGCTGGCCGAGCGGGTGGGGTACCTCGGTGTGGCGGTAAAACTGCCGTGGGGCAACCCCATCGAAAAGGCCCGCGCCGAGCGCATAGCCAAAGACATGAAACACGTCGAAGTGCTGCCTAAGCTGAACCTGGCGGGTGTCGGCAAAGTCCTGGCCGGGGCGCAAGCCTGCGTGGCGGTGGACACCGGTCTCGGTCACTTGGCCGCAGCGCTGGACGTGCCGACCCTGTCGCTGTTCGGCCCGACCAACCCGGGCCTGACCGGCGCGTACGGCAAGTCGCAGATTCACATGGCCAGCGACTTCCCTTGCGCGCCGTGCCTGCAAAAGAAATGCACCTATCAACCGACGGCCGACGATGCCCGTCGGTTCGACCTGAAGCGCGAGTGGCCCCTGTGCTTCACGCGTCTGAATCCCGAGCGTGTCGCGAGCCGACTGAGCACGTTGTTACTGGCTGAGGAGCTGCGCTGA
- the waaF gene encoding lipopolysaccharide heptosyltransferase II has product MKILIVGPSWVGDMVMAQTLFQCLKQRHPQCEIDVLAPEWSRPILERMPEVRQALSFPLGHGVLELATRRRIGKSLAGQYDQAILLPNSLKSALVPFFASIPKRTGWRGEFRYGLLNDVRTLDKERYPLMIERFMALAFEPGAELPKPYPRPSLQIDPVTRDAALAKFGLALDRPVLALCPGAEFGESKRWPSEHYAKVAEARIREGWQVWLFGSKNDHAVGEDIRARLIPGLREESVNLSGGTSLAEAIDLLSCADAVVSNDSGLMHVAAALNRPLVAVYGSTSPGFTPPLAEHVEIVRLGIECSPCFDRTCRFGHYNCLRQLMPQAVNEALQRLLGTVVEVK; this is encoded by the coding sequence ATGAAAATTCTGATCGTTGGGCCCAGTTGGGTCGGTGACATGGTGATGGCGCAGACACTTTTTCAGTGTCTTAAACAGCGCCACCCGCAATGCGAAATCGACGTGCTGGCCCCCGAGTGGAGCCGGCCGATCCTCGAGCGCATGCCCGAAGTACGCCAAGCCTTGAGCTTCCCGCTTGGCCATGGCGTGCTGGAGCTGGCGACGCGTCGGCGCATCGGTAAGTCCCTGGCCGGTCAGTACGACCAGGCCATCCTGCTGCCCAATTCGCTGAAGTCGGCACTGGTGCCGTTTTTTGCCAGCATCCCGAAACGCACCGGCTGGCGCGGCGAGTTCCGCTACGGTTTGCTCAATGACGTGCGTACGCTCGACAAAGAGCGTTACCCACTGATGATCGAGCGCTTCATGGCCCTGGCTTTTGAGCCCGGCGCCGAGCTGCCGAAGCCGTATCCACGGCCGAGCCTGCAGATCGACCCGGTGACCCGCGACGCCGCACTGGCCAAGTTCGGTCTGGCCCTCGACCGTCCGGTATTGGCGCTATGCCCCGGCGCCGAGTTCGGCGAATCCAAACGCTGGCCGTCCGAGCACTACGCCAAGGTCGCCGAAGCGAGGATTCGTGAGGGCTGGCAGGTCTGGCTGTTCGGCTCGAAAAACGATCATGCGGTGGGCGAAGACATTCGAGCGCGGCTGATTCCCGGTCTGCGTGAAGAGTCGGTGAACCTCAGTGGTGGAACTTCCCTGGCCGAGGCCATCGATCTGCTGTCCTGTGCCGACGCGGTAGTCTCCAACGACTCTGGCCTGATGCACGTGGCCGCGGCGCTGAACCGTCCATTGGTGGCGGTGTACGGCTCGACGTCGCCGGGTTTCACGCCACCGCTGGCCGAACATGTCGAGATCGTGCGCCTGGGCATCGAATGCAGTCCGTGCTTCGATCGCACCTGCCGTTTCGGTCATTACAATTGCTTGCGCCAACTCATGCCGCAAGCGGTGAACGAAGCCTTGCAGCGGTTGCTGGGCACTGTGGTCGAGGTCAAATAG